The following are encoded together in the Pectobacterium punjabense genome:
- a CDS encoding ABC transporter ATP-binding protein, with the protein MALVIQNLHKSFDGYVALDRINLSIENAEFVCLLGPSGCGKTTLLRIIAGLLSCDGGKITLDDRDLVNVPARERGFGIVFQSYSLFPHMTIAQNIGYGLKIRQTPAEEIAARVSDLLDTVRLSGFGDRYPAQLSGGQQQRVAIARALAVNPSLLLLDEPLSALDARVRAGLRQELRDVQQRLGIPTLMVTHDQEEAMSMADKIICMHGGRIVQEGTPHELYTSPRTRFVAEFMGHSNFLSRDVVNTWMPELLPSAQEPALPEGAELFIRPERIALHKAEGAEGRVINTSFLGSIQRIQVIWKSQPLLVETSSAVNWNPGDPIHLSIRAEDCAWVQA; encoded by the coding sequence ATGGCACTGGTTATTCAAAATCTTCATAAAAGCTTTGATGGTTATGTCGCTCTCGATCGCATCAATTTGTCGATCGAAAATGCCGAATTTGTCTGCCTCCTTGGGCCTAGCGGCTGTGGTAAAACGACGTTGCTGCGCATTATTGCCGGGCTACTAAGCTGCGATGGGGGGAAAATCACGCTGGACGATCGCGATCTGGTTAACGTACCGGCAAGGGAAAGAGGCTTTGGCATCGTCTTTCAGTCCTACTCACTTTTCCCCCACATGACGATTGCGCAAAATATTGGTTATGGTCTCAAAATTCGCCAGACGCCTGCTGAGGAAATTGCCGCACGCGTCAGCGATCTGTTGGATACCGTGCGCCTCAGCGGATTCGGCGATCGTTATCCTGCCCAGCTTTCAGGAGGGCAGCAGCAGCGTGTCGCTATTGCACGTGCGCTGGCCGTCAACCCTTCCCTACTATTACTGGATGAACCGCTCTCGGCACTAGATGCACGCGTACGCGCCGGATTACGTCAGGAATTACGCGATGTGCAGCAGCGGCTCGGCATTCCGACCCTGATGGTCACGCACGATCAGGAAGAAGCGATGAGTATGGCGGATAAAATCATTTGTATGCACGGTGGACGCATTGTGCAAGAAGGGACGCCGCACGAACTCTATACCAGTCCACGCACGCGTTTCGTTGCCGAGTTCATGGGGCACAGTAATTTTCTGTCACGCGATGTCGTCAACACATGGATGCCAGAACTCCTCCCTTCCGCGCAAGAGCCTGCGCTACCGGAAGGCGCTGAGTTGTTTATCCGCCCGGAAAGGATTGCCCTACATAAAGCGGAAGGTGCAGAAGGACGCGTCATCAACACCAGTTTCCTCGGCAGTATCCAACGCATACAGGTGATATGGAAATCGCAGCCGCTATTAGTCGAGACCAGTAGTGCCGTGAAC